The proteins below are encoded in one region of Mus caroli chromosome 10, CAROLI_EIJ_v1.1, whole genome shotgun sequence:
- the Dtx3 gene encoding probable E3 ubiquitin-protein ligase DTX3 isoform X3, translated as MPILSSSGSKMAACGGSCKNKVTVSKPVWDFLSKETPARLARLREEHRVSILIDGETSDIYVLQLSPQGPPPAPPNGLYLARKALKGLLKEAEKELKKAQRQGELMGCLALGGGGEHPELHRPGPPPLRAAPLLPPGARGLPPPPPPLPPPLPPRLREDTEEQETTCPICLGEIQNAKTLEKCRHSFCEGCITRALQVKKACPMCGRFYGQLVGNQPQNGRMLVSKDATLLLPSYEKYGTIVIQYVFPPGVQGAEHPNPGVRYPGTTRVAYLPDCPEGNKVLTLFRKAFDQRLTFTIGTSMTTGRPNVITWNDIHHKTSCTGGPQLFGYPDPTYLTRVQEELRAKGITDD; from the exons AATGGCAGCCTGTGGAGGCTCCTGCAAGAACAAAGTGACTGTCTCCAAGCCTGTGTGGGACTTCCTGAGCAAGGAGACCCCAGCCCGGCTGGCCCGGCTTCGGGAGGAGCACCGGGTGTCCATCCTCATAGATGGCGAGACTTCTGATATCTACGTGCTCCAGCTGTCCCCACAGggtcctcccccagcccctcccaatGGGCTCTACCTGGCCAGGAAGGCTCTCAAGGGGCtactgaaagaggcagagaaagagctaAAGAAAGCCCAGAGGCAGGGGGAGCTCATGGGCTGCCTGgctttggggggtggaggggaacaCCCCGAGCTGCACCGCCCAGGCCCTCCTCCCCTCCGAGCAGCCCCACTCCTGCCCCCAGGGGCAAGAGGgctaccccctcctcctcctcccctgccccctccactcCCTCCTCGTCTCAGAGAGGACACTGAAGAGCAGGAAACCACCTGCCCCATTTGCCTGGGGGAGATACAGAATGCCAAGACGCTGGAGAAGTGCAGGCACTCCTTCTGTGAGGGCTGCATCACACGGGCCCTGCAGGTGAAAAAGGCCTGCCCCATGTGTGGCCGATTCTACGGGCAGCTGGTGGGCAACCAGCCCCAGAACGGGCGGATGCTGGTCTCCAAGGATGCCACCCTCCTGCTGCCCAGCTACGAGAAGTATGGCACCATTGTCATCCAATATGTCTTCCCGCCTGGCGTCCAGGGG gCTGAACACCCCAACCCAGGAGTTCGGTACCCTGGTACCACACGGGTGGCCTACCTCCCGGACTGCCCCGAGGGCAACAAGGTGCTGACCCTGTTCCGAAAGGCATTTGACCAGCGCCTCACCTTCACCATCGGCACGTCCATGACTACAGGGAGACCCAATGTCATCACTTGGAACGACATTCACCACAAGACCAGCTGCACAGGGGGACCCCAGCT GTTTGGGTATCCGGACCCAACCTACCTGACTAGGGTGCAAGAGGAACTGAGAGCCAAGGGTATCACAGACGACTGA
- the Dtx3 gene encoding probable E3 ubiquitin-protein ligase DTX3 isoform X4 translates to MSFVLSRMAACGGSCKNKVTVSKPVWDFLSKETPARLARLREEHRVSILIDGETSDIYVLQLSPQGPPPAPPNGLYLARKALKGLLKEAEKELKKAQRQGELMGCLALGGGGEHPELHRPGPPPLRAAPLLPPGARGLPPPPPPLPPPLPPRLREDTEEQETTCPICLGEIQNAKTLEKCRHSFCEGCITRALQVKKACPMCGRFYGQLVGNQPQNGRMLVSKDATLLLPSYEKYGTIVIQYVFPPGVQGAEHPNPGVRYPGTTRVAYLPDCPEGNKVLTLFRKAFDQRLTFTIGTSMTTGRPNVITWNDIHHKTSCTGGPQLFGYPDPTYLTRVQEELRAKGITDD, encoded by the exons TGTCGTTCGTCCTGTCCAGAATGGCAGCCTGTGGAGGCTCCTGCAAGAACAAAGTGACTGTCTCCAAGCCTGTGTGGGACTTCCTGAGCAAGGAGACCCCAGCCCGGCTGGCCCGGCTTCGGGAGGAGCACCGGGTGTCCATCCTCATAGATGGCGAGACTTCTGATATCTACGTGCTCCAGCTGTCCCCACAGggtcctcccccagcccctcccaatGGGCTCTACCTGGCCAGGAAGGCTCTCAAGGGGCtactgaaagaggcagagaaagagctaAAGAAAGCCCAGAGGCAGGGGGAGCTCATGGGCTGCCTGgctttggggggtggaggggaacaCCCCGAGCTGCACCGCCCAGGCCCTCCTCCCCTCCGAGCAGCCCCACTCCTGCCCCCAGGGGCAAGAGGgctaccccctcctcctcctcccctgccccctccactcCCTCCTCGTCTCAGAGAGGACACTGAAGAGCAGGAAACCACCTGCCCCATTTGCCTGGGGGAGATACAGAATGCCAAGACGCTGGAGAAGTGCAGGCACTCCTTCTGTGAGGGCTGCATCACACGGGCCCTGCAGGTGAAAAAGGCCTGCCCCATGTGTGGCCGATTCTACGGGCAGCTGGTGGGCAACCAGCCCCAGAACGGGCGGATGCTGGTCTCCAAGGATGCCACCCTCCTGCTGCCCAGCTACGAGAAGTATGGCACCATTGTCATCCAATATGTCTTCCCGCCTGGCGTCCAGGGG gCTGAACACCCCAACCCAGGAGTTCGGTACCCTGGTACCACACGGGTGGCCTACCTCCCGGACTGCCCCGAGGGCAACAAGGTGCTGACCCTGTTCCGAAAGGCATTTGACCAGCGCCTCACCTTCACCATCGGCACGTCCATGACTACAGGGAGACCCAATGTCATCACTTGGAACGACATTCACCACAAGACCAGCTGCACAGGGGGACCCCAGCT GTTTGGGTATCCGGACCCAACCTACCTGACTAGGGTGCAAGAGGAACTGAGAGCCAAGGGTATCACAGACGACTGA
- the Dtx3 gene encoding probable E3 ubiquitin-protein ligase DTX3 isoform X1, which translates to MPILSSSGSKMAACGGSCKNKVTVSKPVWDFLSKETPARLARLREEHRVSILIDGETSDIYVLQLSPQGPPPAPPNGLYLARKALKGLLKEAEKELKKAQRQGELMGCLALGGGGEHPELHRPGPPPLRAAPLLPPGARGLPPPPPPLPPPLPPRLREDTEEQETTCPICLGEIQNAKTLEKCRHSFCEGCITRALQVKKACPMCGRFYGQLVGNQPQNGRMLVSKDATLLLPSYEKYGTIVIQYVFPPGVQGAEHPNPGVRYPGTTRVAYLPDCPEGNKVLTLFRKAFDQRLTFTIGTSMTTGRPNVITWNDIHHKTSCTGGPQLCDSSSSPSPWRLPFTISNLGEPSTLSVCFHPGPDAFSLTPPLPTQKAYSGWVILVLEVPPHGKWEGSEFGPN; encoded by the exons AATGGCAGCCTGTGGAGGCTCCTGCAAGAACAAAGTGACTGTCTCCAAGCCTGTGTGGGACTTCCTGAGCAAGGAGACCCCAGCCCGGCTGGCCCGGCTTCGGGAGGAGCACCGGGTGTCCATCCTCATAGATGGCGAGACTTCTGATATCTACGTGCTCCAGCTGTCCCCACAGggtcctcccccagcccctcccaatGGGCTCTACCTGGCCAGGAAGGCTCTCAAGGGGCtactgaaagaggcagagaaagagctaAAGAAAGCCCAGAGGCAGGGGGAGCTCATGGGCTGCCTGgctttggggggtggaggggaacaCCCCGAGCTGCACCGCCCAGGCCCTCCTCCCCTCCGAGCAGCCCCACTCCTGCCCCCAGGGGCAAGAGGgctaccccctcctcctcctcccctgccccctccactcCCTCCTCGTCTCAGAGAGGACACTGAAGAGCAGGAAACCACCTGCCCCATTTGCCTGGGGGAGATACAGAATGCCAAGACGCTGGAGAAGTGCAGGCACTCCTTCTGTGAGGGCTGCATCACACGGGCCCTGCAGGTGAAAAAGGCCTGCCCCATGTGTGGCCGATTCTACGGGCAGCTGGTGGGCAACCAGCCCCAGAACGGGCGGATGCTGGTCTCCAAGGATGCCACCCTCCTGCTGCCCAGCTACGAGAAGTATGGCACCATTGTCATCCAATATGTCTTCCCGCCTGGCGTCCAGGGG gCTGAACACCCCAACCCAGGAGTTCGGTACCCTGGTACCACACGGGTGGCCTACCTCCCGGACTGCCCCGAGGGCAACAAGGTGCTGACCCTGTTCCGAAAGGCATTTGACCAGCGCCTCACCTTCACCATCGGCACGTCCATGACTACAGGGAGACCCAATGTCATCACTTGGAACGACATTCACCACAAGACCAGCTGCACAGGGGGACCCCAGCTGTGCGactcctcctcatctccctctCCATGGCGTCTCCCTTTCACCATTTCTAATTTGGGGGAGCCATCCACCCTCTCAGTCTGTTTTCATCCTGGTCCTGACGCGTTCAGCTtaacacctcccctccccacccaaaaAGCATATTCTGGCTGGGTTATCTTGGTTTTGGAGGTCCCTCCTCATGGGAAGTGGGAGGGGTCTGAATTTGGCCCCAACTGA
- the Dtx3 gene encoding probable E3 ubiquitin-protein ligase DTX3 isoform X2, translated as MSFVLSRMAACGGSCKNKVTVSKPVWDFLSKETPARLARLREEHRVSILIDGETSDIYVLQLSPQGPPPAPPNGLYLARKALKGLLKEAEKELKKAQRQGELMGCLALGGGGEHPELHRPGPPPLRAAPLLPPGARGLPPPPPPLPPPLPPRLREDTEEQETTCPICLGEIQNAKTLEKCRHSFCEGCITRALQVKKACPMCGRFYGQLVGNQPQNGRMLVSKDATLLLPSYEKYGTIVIQYVFPPGVQGAEHPNPGVRYPGTTRVAYLPDCPEGNKVLTLFRKAFDQRLTFTIGTSMTTGRPNVITWNDIHHKTSCTGGPQLCDSSSSPSPWRLPFTISNLGEPSTLSVCFHPGPDAFSLTPPLPTQKAYSGWVILVLEVPPHGKWEGSEFGPN; from the exons TGTCGTTCGTCCTGTCCAGAATGGCAGCCTGTGGAGGCTCCTGCAAGAACAAAGTGACTGTCTCCAAGCCTGTGTGGGACTTCCTGAGCAAGGAGACCCCAGCCCGGCTGGCCCGGCTTCGGGAGGAGCACCGGGTGTCCATCCTCATAGATGGCGAGACTTCTGATATCTACGTGCTCCAGCTGTCCCCACAGggtcctcccccagcccctcccaatGGGCTCTACCTGGCCAGGAAGGCTCTCAAGGGGCtactgaaagaggcagagaaagagctaAAGAAAGCCCAGAGGCAGGGGGAGCTCATGGGCTGCCTGgctttggggggtggaggggaacaCCCCGAGCTGCACCGCCCAGGCCCTCCTCCCCTCCGAGCAGCCCCACTCCTGCCCCCAGGGGCAAGAGGgctaccccctcctcctcctcccctgccccctccactcCCTCCTCGTCTCAGAGAGGACACTGAAGAGCAGGAAACCACCTGCCCCATTTGCCTGGGGGAGATACAGAATGCCAAGACGCTGGAGAAGTGCAGGCACTCCTTCTGTGAGGGCTGCATCACACGGGCCCTGCAGGTGAAAAAGGCCTGCCCCATGTGTGGCCGATTCTACGGGCAGCTGGTGGGCAACCAGCCCCAGAACGGGCGGATGCTGGTCTCCAAGGATGCCACCCTCCTGCTGCCCAGCTACGAGAAGTATGGCACCATTGTCATCCAATATGTCTTCCCGCCTGGCGTCCAGGGG gCTGAACACCCCAACCCAGGAGTTCGGTACCCTGGTACCACACGGGTGGCCTACCTCCCGGACTGCCCCGAGGGCAACAAGGTGCTGACCCTGTTCCGAAAGGCATTTGACCAGCGCCTCACCTTCACCATCGGCACGTCCATGACTACAGGGAGACCCAATGTCATCACTTGGAACGACATTCACCACAAGACCAGCTGCACAGGGGGACCCCAGCTGTGCGactcctcctcatctccctctCCATGGCGTCTCCCTTTCACCATTTCTAATTTGGGGGAGCCATCCACCCTCTCAGTCTGTTTTCATCCTGGTCCTGACGCGTTCAGCTtaacacctcccctccccacccaaaaAGCATATTCTGGCTGGGTTATCTTGGTTTTGGAGGTCCCTCCTCATGGGAAGTGGGAGGGGTCTGAATTTGGCCCCAACTGA